The DNA sequence GTGGTGCGTGTCATCTCCACGCATCGGTTCTGGCTCGGAACGCAGTCCGTTGAAGTGGACCCCGGTCGACAATGTGAATCTCAGTTCGTCGGTCGGTCTGCCTGACTGGCTTCGACAGGTCAACCGCTGCAGGGTGGCCTGCCGAGGCCGATGGAACAACGGATGTGGTGACCCTTTTTGTGAAGGAGGCTACGCGTTCGAATATGTTCTACCCTCTCATGAGTCGTGGGAGGATGGTTGGATATCCCCACAGATAGAACTGTATTATATATACAAGATTATGGACATCATGATCTATTCGAGACAGTATCCAATAGAACTATCTAGGAATCTCAACTAATAGAATAGCCATAGTTAGAAATTATATTGGCTATTGTCAATCATGCATCAACTAGAATGTCTAAATAGCCACTATATTTACATAAAATTCAATTACTGAATTGGGTAAAACTCCAAGGGTTTGTTGCCAAATCTTCAACGTAATTGTATAAGTTATGAAATACACGACACAGTTCACTCTACGGAAGCTCAACTCACATTAGAATATTACATACAGTCAGGACAACGACACCAAGACTCGAATCGCCGACAATGGAATGGGGGTTCCTAGACGACGAAAAAGGTCTTGCGTCGAGTATAGATCAAAAACGTACAGTTCCGGTATGTGCCCTCAACGTAACCTCGTCGATATTTTGATTACCACTTGCTACTGCTTGGTCATGAGTTAACCAACATCGATAGGCCACATTACTACTGTTGGTTAATACGGCTACAGAGAACAATCAGCGAGCAAAAATTCCAACAAGTCACGATTTTCCAATCACCCTATCAATTGATCTAAAATATACAAATCAAGTCAGTCATCAAATAATTCGTCAGACACACCACTATTGCCAGTAAAAGCGGCAGACATAGAGAAGATCAAATATACTGGCAATAGTGGTTTAATCAATATTTCACAGATATCAGATACAATAGTAAACTCGACATCGACAGGTGAAACTGGCAATAGTGGACAGGTTATTGGCAACACTGGCAACGGAGGTCACCCCACAACAGAGGGGTTAGTCTAACGTCCCGTTCTTTTTTGCGAGTTCACGGATGCCTTCTAAATTCCCAAACTCGCTTTCCAGCGCATCCAACGCCGAAGACAACGACACGTCCAAATCATACTCGTTGTAGTTCCCTCGGCCGCCACTCGAGTCAACCAACTGCAACACACCATGGAGGTTCAGATCCGACAGGTGGTCGTGTACGCGCCGACGCTTCAGCGGCTCTTGCCCATTCTTTCTCGCAACCTTCTGGTACCGACGATAGATTGCCTTTGTCCGTTCGGGCGTTTCTCCTCGAGCAGCCAGTTGGCACACTGTCAACAACACATGCTGCCCATGTTGTGTCAACGAATGCATCCCTTCAACGACCTGCTGGCGCTGAATCTGGAACTCCCCCTCGCGGACATGTTCCTCTGTTACAAACGCGTCCCCACCGGCCCGCGCTTCAGACTCCGCAATATCGACTGCCTTCCGTAACAGTCGGAGTGCCTGCCGGGCCGATCCAGAGTCTCGCGCTGAAAACGCGGCACACAACGGAATCACATCATCTTCCAACACATCATCATACAACGCAATCTCTGCTCGCTCGCGGAGGATGTTTTGGAGTTCGCCAGCATCGTATGGCGGGAACAAAATCTCCTCTTCGCAAAGTGTGTCTTTAACTTTCGGAGACAGATTATCGCGGAATTTGAAGTCGTTACTGATGCCGATGACGCCCAACTTCACATCCAGGTCCAATTGTGAACGTGCCCGCGGGAGCTCGTACAGAATATCATCGTCCGATCCGATGTTATCAATCTCGTCGAGGACAACCAACACGGTCCCCCCAATATCTTCTAAGTCAGCGTAGAGCTCACGAAACACGCGCTTTTGTTGATAGCCAGTCTCACTGATCGGCATCCGTGAAGACGACACATTTGTTAGTGGGTGATTTGGCTCTCGAATCTCGTTAACGAGGTTCACCGCAACCTGGTACGACGTGTTGCAGCCAGTACAGTTCAATTCGATAATATTAACGTCGACGTCGTCGTACTGGTCAGCTGATTCCTGAAGTTCTTTGAGCAGATCGTGTGTGGCCGCAGTCTTCCCGACACCCGTGACCCCATACAGAAACACGTTGTTCGGCTGCCATCCTTGAATTACCGGCCGGAGGGCTGCCGCGTATTCGTCGAGTTCAGCGTCTCGTTCCTCAAGAGTCTCAGGCTGGTAATCGTCTCGCAACACGTCGTTGTCTCGAATGATGAATGACTCCCGAGTGAACCGGCCCATGGATTGGACGATGTTGCTATGTGTGATAAAACCACGGGTGCCAGTATGACCAATAACCACACCCCCGTT is a window from the Haloferax sp. Atlit-12N genome containing:
- a CDS encoding Cdc6/Cdc18 family protein, which translates into the protein MGRFTRESFIIRDNDVLRDDYQPETLEERDAELDEYAAALRPVIQGWQPNNVFLYGVTGVGKTAATHDLLKELQESADQYDDVDVNIIELNCTGCNTSYQVAVNLVNEIREPNHPLTNVSSSRMPISETGYQQKRVFRELYADLEDIGGTVLVVLDEIDNIGSDDDILYELPRARSQLDLDVKLGVIGISNDFKFRDNLSPKVKDTLCEEEILFPPYDAGELQNILRERAEIALYDDVLEDDVIPLCAAFSARDSGSARQALRLLRKAVDIAESEARAGGDAFVTEEHVREGEFQIQRQQVVEGMHSLTQHGQHVLLTVCQLAARGETPERTKAIYRRYQKVARKNGQEPLKRRRVHDHLSDLNLHGVLQLVDSSGGRGNYNEYDLDVSLSSALDALESEFGNLEGIRELAKKNGTLD